In Apium graveolens cultivar Ventura chromosome 10, ASM990537v1, whole genome shotgun sequence, the following are encoded in one genomic region:
- the LOC141692305 gene encoding putative disease resistance protein RGA4 — MAEAFVADLAAGLVRKLVSLVADEVIQAWNLDQDLDTLRERFDMIGALLYDAHAKKIIMSTAQKWFNKLEEVANVTEVFMDELAYEVTRRNVEKHRTVWDSCIPSKNSLIYRHKVARKIKSIHASFDKIFKWAGDLGIDAVAHLNLAVQPRDIRITPSFEDKTLVIGRDKDISDLVQIVGKNNEQDLHVVAIVGMGGQGKTTLARMVFNSDDVINMFPKRMWITVSDNFDLIKILNEMVESLNSTKSQLKNSHGLVNELQKSLKGEKFLLVLDDVWNEVLVKWEDLRNSLLGVGGAKGSGVIVTTRNKKVIDSIQNCVPYLVEKLQEDDSYKLFKKIAFRDGGVSEIEPFANLGKSMVKRCGGLPLAIKALGGMLRSKETEQEWRKIQNSEIWTSQDELPVLPSLRLSYDNLPYSSLKRCFVYCSIIPKDSPIYKDELIQIWTALGFLLPPLGSGSLMEDIGNEYFNILFWHSLLQDVERDKFGNIESCKMHDLVHDLALYLSKHQSSTVKTGLEPNHVSKATYIRHDNRVSNSNPTILKRNYEKVRLLYAGVCVLGDVLPYIAHLTVLVLNTDGVSYENAGGLPKSLRNMKYIKHLDISCIGFKVPSYITEFYNLQTLKVWELEELPKKFCNLINLRHLYIKKFDRTRCMLNGIERLTCLQTLPYFVVREDKKCLIAQLEGLNNLRGKVKLYGLSNVVNTEEASKAKLCTKSNIQSLFLNWYTDENERVNNSEQECAIDGLEPHINLKKLSIKHFMGKRLASWLTKMTNLATIRLSGCQRCEELPSLGHLPLLKEMIIERMYKVRIIRSDCGAAEKVKTLYPSLIKLEFWGLPKLEEWLEPDTSRLGEDQVFPKLEVLEIMSCSKLRRMPDSCFPSLKRLRINDFDSSKMIVEPISIKVSSLTYLGIINRGGSCSLNTDPVFEGLMKNNSQSLMRLELRNCGGLTRLTVGAVLEKLRVNDCPDLSSINIVEEKCCLRYLEIRKCPSLSDFPRIVSSTIDSMNIDEIPRGFYSSLISFPNLIELILWGKGNPTVEFDHHLISAFSALTTLSIIDFQGMKALPDTIAELPCLDKLFIWGCKELESLPTFDQSHIIRYLDIVGCDKMKERCKKESGLEWYKIQHIPFVEIR; from the coding sequence ATGGCTGAAGCATTTGTAGCTGATCTTGCGGCTGGACTTGTTCGCAAACTTGTTTCACTTGTAGCTGATGAAGTCATTCAGGCTTGGAATCTTGATCAAGATCTGGACACACTTCGTGAAAGATTCGACATGATTGGTGCTCTCTTGTATGATGCACATGCCAAAAAAATAATCATGTCTACTGCCCAAAAATGGTTCAATAAACTTGAAGAGGTTGCTAATGTCACTGAAGTTTTTATGGATGAACTTGCATATGAAGTTACTCGAAGAAATGTAGAGAAACATCGTACGGTATGGGATAGCTGCATTCCATCTAAAAATTCATTAATATACCGCCATAAGGTGGCTCGTAAGATCAAGTCTATTCATGCTTCCTTTGACAAAATTTTTAAATGGGCTGGAGATCTTGGAATTGATGCTGTGGCACATTTAAATTTAGCTGTCCAACCGAGAGACATCCGCATCACTCCTTCTTTTGAAGATAAAACATTAGTAATTGGTAGAGATAAGGATATTTCAGATCTAGTCCAAATTGTGGGCAAAAATAATGAACAGGATTTACATGTAGTTGCCATAGTAGGGATGGGAGGTCAAGGCAAAACAACTCTTGCTCGCATGGTTTTCAATAGTGATGATGTCATTAACATGTTCCCGAAGAGGATGTGGATTACCGTATCTGATAATTTTGATCTCATCAAAATTTTAAATGAAATGGTAGAATCCCTCAATTCAACCAAGTCACAGTTGAAAAATTCACATGGACTCGTCAATGAGCTTCAAAAAAGTCTTAAGGGAGAAAAGTTTTTACTCGTACTAGATGATGTCTGGAACGAGGTATTAGTGAAGTGGGAGGACTTGAGAAATTCTTTGCTGGGAGTTGGTGGTGCCAAAGGAAGCGGTGTAATAGTTACAACTCGTAACAAAAAAGTCATTGATTCCATCCAAAATTGTGTTCCTTATCTGGTGGAAAAATTACAAGAGGATGATAGTTACAAATTGTTTAAAAAAATAGCATTTCGAGATGGAGGAGTTTCAGAAATCGAGCCATTTGCTAACTTGGGGAAAAGCATGGTGAAAAGGTGTGGTGGACTACCTTTAGCAATCAAAGCGCTTGGGGGTATGTTAAGGTCAAAGGAGACAGAGCAAGAGTGGCGAAAGATCCAAAACAGTGAAATATGGACATCCCAAGATGAACTCCCTGTACTTCCTTCTTTGAGGCTGTCGTATGATAATTTACCTTACTCGTCACTGAAACGATGTTTTGTGTATTGCTCTATCATACCAAAGGATTCTCCTATTTACAAAGATGAATTGATACAAATATGGACGGCATTGGGATTTCTATTGCCTCCTTTGGGAAGTGGTTCACTGATGGAAGATATTGGCAATGAATACTTCAATATTCTGTTTTGGCATTCTTTGTTACAAGACGTTGAAAGGGATAAATTTGGAAACATTGAGAGTTGCAAGATGCATGATCTAGTGCATGATCTTGCACTATATCTATCCAAACATCAGTCCTCAACTGTGAAGACAGGTCTTGAGCCGAACCATGTTTCCAAGGCTACATATATTAGGCACGATAATCGGGTCTCAAATAGCAATCCAACAATTTTGAAGAGAAACTATGAAAAGGTACGATTATTATATGCAGGGGTTTGCGTTTTGGGTGATGTGTTACCTTACATTGCACACTTGACTGTTTTGGTATTAAATACTGATGGAGTGAGTTACGAGAATGCTGGGGGTTTGCCTAAATCGCTACGAAATATGAAATATATCAAGCATCTCGATATTTCATGTATCGGATTTAAAGTGCCTAGCTACATTACAGAGTTCTACAACTTGCAGACACTAAAAGTTTGGGAGCTTGAAGAGCTTCCAAAAAAGTTTTGCAACTTAATTAACTTGAGACATTTGTACATTAAAAAATTTGATCGAACCAGATGCATGCTAAATGGGATAGAGAGGTTAACTTGTCTGCAAACGTTGCCTTATTTTGTTGTGAGGGAAGATAAAAAATGTCTTATTGCACAACTGGAAGGGCTAAACAATCTTAGAGGTAAAGTTAAGCTCTATGGCCTTAGTAATGTGGTAAATACAGAAGAAGCAAGTAAGGCAAAACTTTGTACAAAATCCAATATTCAGAGCCTGTTTTTAAACTGGTACACCGATGAAAATGAAAGGGTTAACAACAGTGAACAGGAGTGTGCAATTGATGGATTGGAACCTCACATAAATCTAAAAAAATTGAGCATTAAGCACTTTATGGGAAAGAGGTTGGCATCATGGCTTACAAAGATGACCAACTTGGCAACAATCAGGTTGAGTGGATGCCAGAGATGTGAAGAACTTCCATCTCTGGGTCACCTTCCTCTGCTGAAGGAGATGATAATTGAGAGGATGTATAAAGTCAGAATTATCAGGAGTGACTGTGGGGCTGCAGAAAAAGTTAAAACACTGTATCCGTCTTTGATAAAACTTGAATTTTGGGGTTTGCCTAAGCTAGAAGAATGGCTAGAACCTGATACGAGCAGACTCGGTGAAGATCAAGTATTTCCTAAGCTCGAGGTGTTGGAAATCATGTCATGTTCAAAGTTGAGAAGGATGCCTGATAGTTGTTTTCCTTCCTTAAAGAGATTAAGAATCAATGATTTCGACAGCAGCAAGATGATAGTAGAACCAATAAGCATTAAGGTGAGCTCTCTCACGTATCTAGGAATTATTAACAGAGGAGGCTCCTGCTCATTAAATACGGACCCGGTATTTGAAGGATTAATGAAAAACAATTCTCAATCTTTGATGCGTTTGGAATTAAGAAACTGCGGAGGATTGACACGTCTTACAGTTGGTGCCGTTCTTGAGAAATTGAGAGTGAATGATTGCCCTGATCTAAGTAGCATTAACATAGTTGAAGAGAAATGTTGTTTAAGATATCTTGAGATTAGAAAATGCCCCTCTCTTTCAGATTTTCCCCGAATTGTGAGTTCCACAATTGATTCAATGAATATAGATGAGATTCCACGGGGCTTCTATTCTTCTTTAATTTCGTTTCCTAACCTAATCGAGTTAATACTCTGGGGAAAGGGGAACCCAACAGTGGAATTCGATCATCATCTTATTTCTGCCTTTTCTGCCTTGACTACTTTGAGTATAATTGACTTCCAAGGAATGAAAGCTCTTCCGGATACAATAGCAGAACTTCCATGTCTTGACAAGTTATTTATCTGGGGTTGCAAGGAGTTAGAGAGTTTGCCCACGTTTGACCAATCACATATTATTCGGTACTTGGATATAGTTGGGTGTGATAAAATGAAAGAAAGATGCAAGAAGGAGAGTGGGCTAGAATGGTACAAGATACAACATATTCCATTTGTTGAAATAAGGTAA